One genomic segment of Myxococcales bacterium includes these proteins:
- a CDS encoding trypsin-like serine protease, with protein sequence MTLRALSPLALLALLAGPVACSAEAGDPEADDEESAIIGGQSSGSSDDAVVAIYRRNQLYCTGTLVAKNVVATALYCVSERDEAARTAVPMLGDRVRPTELTIRMGTKPTSKTSATVSKVIVTDPVKAESGVTVPMTSNNIAFLYVQPVDPAFSKIVPRRVATRSVEQGSTVTVIGYGGASEQVVRGGTPERLRKDVEVKLSVKERGQDAEGTLENGQTVTWKNKSREFVTSTVACGGDNGGPAFDSQGSLVGIVSAVIGSCVEGSLSVFTDVPSHAAFVQKSISEAKTIGCLNDDECGNATSGQVCDGKTNRCMRGCRAGGNGCANGATCSVQGRTSGAQGICRSTSGAQDASDPSYDLGAYVPPALPGMTCPGNPLCPTTPATRECRVDDECRGVNGSKPRVCDIPAGRCLDGCRVATAGMCAVGQACGAYEEDPLIGICQLAKPAAPPPGPPASPPVLQSEPPVAAPAATTEAPAVTAAAKKKKSAAKADDGGCSVSASSNRSASAWLTLAAPMLVALLRRRRRAA encoded by the coding sequence CGCCATCTACCGACGCAACCAGCTCTACTGCACCGGCACCCTCGTGGCGAAGAATGTCGTCGCCACGGCGCTGTACTGCGTGTCAGAGCGCGACGAAGCGGCCCGCACGGCGGTCCCCATGCTCGGCGATCGGGTCCGGCCCACGGAGCTCACGATTCGCATGGGCACGAAGCCGACGAGCAAGACGAGCGCGACGGTCTCGAAGGTCATCGTGACCGATCCGGTGAAGGCCGAGTCCGGCGTCACGGTGCCGATGACGTCCAACAACATCGCGTTCCTCTACGTCCAGCCGGTCGATCCGGCCTTCTCGAAGATCGTCCCGCGCCGCGTCGCGACGCGCTCCGTGGAGCAAGGCTCGACGGTCACGGTCATCGGCTACGGCGGCGCCAGCGAGCAAGTCGTCCGCGGCGGCACCCCGGAGCGCCTCCGCAAGGACGTCGAGGTCAAGCTCAGCGTGAAGGAGCGCGGCCAAGACGCCGAGGGCACGTTGGAGAACGGCCAAACGGTGACCTGGAAGAACAAGTCCCGCGAGTTCGTGACCTCCACGGTCGCCTGCGGCGGTGACAACGGCGGCCCGGCCTTCGACAGCCAAGGCAGCCTCGTGGGCATCGTGTCCGCGGTCATCGGGAGCTGCGTCGAGGGTTCGCTCTCGGTCTTCACCGACGTCCCGTCTCACGCGGCCTTCGTGCAGAAGAGCATCAGCGAAGCCAAGACCATCGGTTGCTTGAACGACGACGAGTGCGGCAACGCCACGTCGGGTCAGGTCTGCGACGGCAAGACCAACCGCTGCATGCGCGGTTGCCGCGCCGGCGGAAACGGCTGCGCAAACGGAGCGACCTGCTCGGTGCAGGGCCGCACGTCGGGCGCGCAAGGCATCTGCCGCAGCACCAGCGGCGCGCAAGACGCGAGCGACCCGAGCTACGATCTGGGTGCGTACGTCCCGCCGGCTCTCCCCGGCATGACGTGCCCCGGCAATCCCTTGTGCCCGACGACGCCCGCGACGCGCGAGTGCCGCGTCGACGACGAGTGCCGCGGCGTCAACGGCTCCAAGCCGCGCGTCTGCGACATCCCTGCGGGCCGCTGCCTCGACGGGTGCCGCGTCGCGACGGCCGGCATGTGCGCCGTGGGCCAGGCCTGCGGGGCCTACGAAGAGGATCCGCTCATCGGCATCTGCCAGCTCGCGAAGCCCGCGGCGCCGCCGCCCGGCCCGCCCGCCTCGCCGCCGGTCCTCCAATCGGAGCCGCCCGTCGCGGCGCCCGCCGCGACCACCGAAGCGCCGGCCGTCACTGCCGCCGCGAAGAAGAAGAAGAGCGCCGCGAAGGCCGATGACGGCGGCTGCTCAGTGAGCGCCTCCTCAAACCGAAGCGCGTCCGCTTGGCTCACGCTCGCGGCACCGATGCTCGTCGCGCTGCTGCGCCGCCGTCGTCGCGCCGCCTGA
- a CDS encoding trypsin-like serine protease encodes MRLRLLLPILAATAFPLSTACSQAASEDEGTEDELVGGEASGAEDDNVLLLVKDGKPLCTATLVAPNVLVTAHHCLGIARNGRVATTFQPGEITVRLGGTPGEKAAAVVTKIWRPQVTEPAAAGTTGGAATGGAAGAPGTTGTGTTPTEPAATEGTRMESADIAAVLVQPLDPAFDRLRPRRVRDRSISETETVRVVGWNANGPDGRIASLKRMKRSGVDVLADATQKTRVESPSDSAITVTNKAREFVTEAVACQGDDGAPAFDDQGNFVGLVAAVAGPCAAGSLSVFTDVVAQRSFITGVIAEMQRLECATDAKCATAGRICDVATFKCADGCRTGSVTCATGQRCAAPSETAGVPGVCSTGSPTTSSAGGDAGTVVTPIGDGGASTPAAASCTDQSCGGTTSAPKVCNAAKKECVAGCRVGASPGMCATGFDCKASAEDPTIGSCQAKAITAPAAPQLSPPARASEPAGSGGVSTGEDAPTSSAGADAGAKAKKKAAAKDEGGCAVGHVGSKSAAGGFALLAFALACIRRRRAA; translated from the coding sequence ATGCGCCTTCGCCTCCTTCTACCCATCCTTGCTGCGACCGCTTTTCCCCTCTCGACGGCCTGCTCGCAGGCAGCCAGTGAGGACGAAGGCACAGAAGATGAGCTCGTCGGCGGCGAAGCCTCGGGCGCGGAAGACGACAACGTCCTCTTGCTCGTCAAGGACGGCAAGCCCCTGTGCACCGCCACGCTGGTTGCGCCCAACGTGCTCGTCACGGCGCACCACTGCCTCGGCATCGCTCGCAACGGGCGCGTCGCGACGACCTTCCAGCCCGGCGAGATCACGGTTCGCCTCGGCGGGACGCCGGGCGAGAAGGCAGCGGCCGTCGTCACGAAGATCTGGCGGCCGCAGGTGACCGAGCCGGCGGCGGCCGGAACGACGGGTGGCGCGGCGACCGGCGGCGCCGCCGGTGCCCCCGGTACGACAGGCACCGGCACGACGCCGACGGAGCCCGCAGCGACGGAAGGCACGCGCATGGAGTCGGCCGACATCGCGGCCGTCCTCGTGCAGCCGCTCGACCCGGCGTTCGATCGCCTCCGCCCGCGGCGCGTCCGCGACCGCAGCATCTCCGAGACCGAGACAGTGCGCGTCGTGGGCTGGAACGCCAACGGTCCCGACGGCCGCATCGCGTCGCTCAAGCGCATGAAGCGCTCCGGCGTCGACGTCCTCGCCGACGCGACTCAAAAGACCAGGGTCGAGTCGCCCTCCGACAGTGCCATCACCGTCACCAACAAGGCTCGCGAGTTCGTGACCGAAGCGGTCGCCTGCCAAGGCGACGACGGCGCACCGGCCTTCGACGATCAAGGCAACTTCGTCGGTCTCGTGGCTGCCGTTGCGGGCCCCTGCGCCGCCGGCTCCCTGTCGGTCTTCACCGACGTGGTCGCTCAGCGCAGCTTCATCACCGGCGTCATCGCAGAGATGCAGCGCCTCGAGTGCGCGACGGACGCGAAGTGCGCCACCGCGGGCCGCATCTGCGACGTGGCGACCTTCAAGTGCGCCGACGGCTGCCGCACCGGCAGCGTCACGTGCGCCACCGGCCAACGGTGCGCGGCGCCGAGCGAGACGGCGGGCGTGCCCGGCGTCTGCAGCACCGGAAGCCCAACCACGAGCTCCGCGGGCGGCGACGCCGGCACCGTCGTCACGCCCATCGGCGATGGCGGCGCATCGACCCCGGCTGCTGCATCATGCACCGATCAGAGCTGCGGCGGCACGACCTCCGCGCCCAAGGTCTGCAACGCAGCGAAGAAGGAGTGCGTCGCTGGCTGCCGCGTCGGCGCTTCACCCGGCATGTGCGCCACCGGCTTCGACTGCAAGGCTTCGGCCGAGGACCCGACCATCGGGTCCTGCCAAGCGAAGGCCATCACTGCGCCCGCCGCGCCGCAGCTCTCACCGCCGGCGCGGGCCTCTGAGCCCGCGGGCTCCGGTGGCGTCTCCACCGGCGAGGACGCGCCGACGTCATCGGCCGGCGCCGATGCGGGCGCCAAGGCCAAGAAGAAGGCGGCCGCGAAGGACGAAGGCGGCTGCGCCGTCGGTCATGTGGGCTCGAAGAGCGCGGCGGGGGGCTTTGCCCTCCTCGCCTTCGCCCTCGCGTGCATCCGTCGCCGCCGCGCGGCCTGA
- the thiC gene encoding phosphomethylpyrimidine synthase ThiC has translation MSNAFPDLPLRGALNPSTAAEGTNPGSFANAPAVGRPLAYSSPDTPGMPAPSAKTAWDFLPDGWRRDEQTGFAVAPAGFVAKTQLEHARLGVVTAEMRRVSEREPHLSPEAVRDEVASGRMIIPANRVHLGYGLDPMAIGRASRTKVNANLGASPVSSGTDLEVDKMRFAVRFGADTIMDLSTGGDLDACRDAIVRASTVPVGTVPIYSMIIGRKIEELSEKVILDAVLHQAKQGVDYFTIHAGVRRAHLAFVEKRLIGIVSRGGSLLAKWMLVHGRENPMFTLFDAICDVMREYDVSFSLGDGLRPGGLGDASDRAQLAELETLAELTERAWKKGCQVMVEGPGHVPFDQIEWNMKVQRRLCHGAPFYVLGPLVTDAFPGYDHITSSIGATAAAYHGASMLCYVTPKEHVGLPKAEDVKQGCVAYKIAAHAADVALGIPGSRDWDDAITKARAALNWEKQFELAFDGDTARALHDEDLDVDTDFCGMCGHDWCSVRISKEIVEFASGKAEGFARERVLKSPALTEEQQKILEQRGVLSPEEIHKLASKTRVVVGAAKGAKASCHSDVATDAETARLVQLRLSRDGDSSATSS, from the coding sequence ATGTCCAACGCGTTCCCCGACCTGCCGCTGCGCGGGGCGCTGAATCCGTCGACGGCGGCCGAGGGAACCAACCCCGGTTCATTCGCCAACGCGCCGGCCGTGGGCCGGCCCCTCGCGTACAGCTCGCCGGACACGCCGGGCATGCCGGCGCCGTCCGCCAAGACCGCGTGGGACTTCCTCCCTGACGGATGGCGTCGCGATGAGCAGACAGGCTTCGCCGTCGCGCCGGCGGGCTTCGTCGCAAAGACGCAGCTCGAGCACGCGCGCCTCGGCGTCGTCACCGCCGAGATGCGTCGCGTGTCGGAGCGTGAGCCGCACCTGTCGCCGGAGGCGGTGCGCGACGAGGTCGCCTCGGGCCGGATGATCATTCCCGCCAACCGCGTTCACCTCGGCTACGGCCTCGACCCGATGGCCATCGGCCGCGCTTCGCGGACGAAGGTCAACGCGAACCTCGGCGCGTCGCCCGTGTCGTCGGGGACCGACCTTGAAGTCGACAAGATGCGCTTCGCCGTGCGCTTCGGCGCCGACACGATCATGGACCTCTCGACGGGCGGCGATCTCGACGCGTGTCGCGACGCCATCGTTCGTGCGTCCACGGTTCCCGTGGGTACCGTGCCCATCTACTCGATGATCATCGGCCGGAAGATCGAGGAGCTCTCCGAGAAGGTCATCTTGGACGCGGTGCTTCATCAGGCGAAGCAGGGCGTCGACTACTTCACCATCCACGCCGGCGTTCGTCGGGCGCACCTCGCGTTCGTGGAGAAGCGCCTCATCGGCATCGTCTCGCGCGGGGGCTCCTTGCTCGCGAAGTGGATGCTCGTCCACGGCCGCGAGAACCCCATGTTCACGCTCTTCGACGCGATCTGCGACGTCATGCGCGAGTACGACGTCAGCTTCTCCCTCGGCGACGGCCTTCGCCCCGGCGGCCTCGGCGACGCGTCCGACCGCGCGCAGCTCGCCGAGCTCGAGACGCTCGCCGAGCTCACGGAGCGCGCGTGGAAGAAGGGCTGCCAGGTCATGGTCGAGGGCCCCGGGCACGTGCCCTTCGATCAGATCGAGTGGAACATGAAGGTGCAACGCCGCCTCTGCCACGGCGCGCCGTTTTATGTGCTTGGCCCGCTGGTGACCGACGCCTTTCCTGGTTACGACCACATCACCAGCAGCATCGGCGCGACGGCCGCCGCGTACCACGGGGCCAGCATGCTCTGTTACGTGACACCAAAGGAGCACGTCGGCCTCCCGAAGGCGGAAGACGTGAAGCAAGGTTGCGTGGCCTACAAGATCGCCGCCCACGCCGCCGACGTCGCGTTGGGCATTCCCGGTAGCCGCGATTGGGATGACGCCATCACGAAGGCCCGCGCCGCCCTCAACTGGGAGAAGCAGTTCGAGCTCGCCTTCGACGGCGACACGGCGCGAGCGCTCCACGACGAAGACCTCGATGTCGACACGGATTTTTGCGGCATGTGCGGCCACGACTGGTGCAGCGTTCGCATCAGCAAGGAGATCGTGGAGTTCGCGAGCGGCAAGGCCGAAGGGTTCGCGCGCGAGCGCGTCCTCAAGAGCCCCGCGCTCACGGAAGAGCAGCAGAAGATCTTGGAGCAGCGCGGCGTCCTGTCGCCGGAAGAGATCCACAAGCTCGCGTCGAAGACGCGCGTGGTCGTGGGCGCCGCCAAGGGCGCGAAGGCGTCGTGTCACTCCGACGTCGCGACCGACGCCGAGACGGCGCGGCTCGTTCAGCTTCGCCTTTCACGCGATGGGGATTCGTCGGCGACGAGCAGCTAA
- a CDS encoding TRAP transporter large permease subunit: MSAPTPNEGNMSRAAKVGLGIGGAAVSGIAFWGGLVAAGVALLALLGTPLFAIMGGSAELAWLLHKEAEYRHLRFISPPILDAHFSDSPILVTIPLFTFVGYVLAEAKTADRLVRAARSYLGWLPGGLAIVAVVASAVFTLLTGGSGVTIIAIGGLLYPALRKQKYSEAFALGLVTTGGSVGLLLPYSLPLLVFALVAHVDFAMAFKAVVVPGLLVIVLLSLYAAYIGVKEKVVREPPRLAEMASATWALKWELLIPLILMVGLGSGLASIDESAALVAAFTVLVEFFVIKDLSFKKDLGRITKASMAMAGAIIMILAMANAIMAFVVDQRIPTDVLNFLLKIGIEKKWQFLIMMNVFLLVLGMLMEGFSAILVAVPLLLPFVADLGIRRPEEFMSPFQLGMIFILNLEIAYCMPPLGLNLFIASFRFNRPVASLYKVVLPFAGILTFALVLVSAVPWFSNVGVAGDIEVARAKAAKEDRPPREAWLLECVQNDPTDPKPCTPADRAKWPDGRVPEKPALPTAPTTSATPAAPCNPDFGPCTPAPATGGSAEPCNPDFGPCTPAPAGSAPPKAADCNPDFGPCDPKGAPAAPSAPAAKPEDCNPDFGPCPPKGGTK, encoded by the coding sequence GTGAGCGCGCCCACGCCGAACGAGGGCAACATGAGCCGCGCCGCGAAGGTCGGTCTCGGTATCGGCGGAGCGGCCGTCTCCGGCATCGCCTTCTGGGGCGGGCTCGTCGCCGCGGGCGTCGCGCTGCTCGCGCTCCTGGGCACGCCGCTCTTCGCCATCATGGGCGGCAGCGCCGAGCTCGCCTGGCTCCTCCACAAGGAGGCTGAGTACCGGCACCTCCGCTTCATCTCGCCCCCGATCCTCGACGCGCACTTCTCCGATTCACCGATCCTCGTCACCATCCCGCTCTTCACCTTCGTGGGCTATGTGCTCGCCGAGGCGAAGACCGCCGACCGGCTCGTGCGCGCCGCGCGCTCGTACCTCGGGTGGTTGCCCGGCGGCCTCGCCATCGTTGCCGTCGTCGCGAGCGCCGTCTTCACGCTCCTCACGGGCGGCAGCGGCGTGACCATCATCGCCATCGGGGGCCTCCTCTACCCGGCGCTTCGCAAGCAGAAATACTCCGAAGCTTTTGCTCTTGGTCTCGTGACGACAGGCGGCTCGGTGGGCCTGCTCTTGCCCTATTCGCTGCCGCTCTTGGTCTTCGCGCTCGTCGCGCACGTCGACTTCGCGATGGCCTTCAAGGCCGTCGTGGTGCCGGGGCTCCTCGTCATTGTGCTCTTGAGCCTCTACGCCGCATACATCGGGGTCAAAGAGAAGGTCGTGCGCGAGCCTCCTCGCCTCGCCGAGATGGCCAGCGCCACCTGGGCGCTCAAGTGGGAACTCTTGATCCCGCTCATCTTGATGGTTGGCCTCGGCAGCGGCCTCGCCTCCATCGACGAGAGCGCGGCCCTCGTGGCCGCCTTCACGGTGCTCGTCGAGTTCTTCGTCATCAAGGACTTGTCCTTCAAGAAGGACCTCGGGCGCATCACCAAGGCGAGCATGGCCATGGCCGGCGCCATCATCATGATCCTCGCCATGGCGAACGCGATCATGGCGTTCGTCGTCGACCAGCGCATTCCCACCGATGTCCTGAACTTCCTCCTGAAGATCGGCATCGAGAAGAAGTGGCAGTTCCTCATCATGATGAACGTCTTCCTCCTCGTGCTCGGCATGTTGATGGAAGGCTTCAGCGCGATCCTCGTCGCCGTGCCGCTGCTCCTGCCCTTCGTGGCCGACCTTGGCATTCGAAGGCCCGAGGAGTTCATGTCGCCGTTCCAGCTCGGGATGATCTTCATCTTGAACCTGGAGATCGCCTACTGCATGCCGCCCTTGGGGCTGAACCTCTTTATTGCGAGCTTCCGGTTCAACAGACCTGTGGCGAGCCTCTACAAAGTGGTCTTGCCCTTCGCGGGCATCCTCACGTTCGCGTTGGTCCTTGTTTCGGCGGTGCCGTGGTTCTCGAACGTCGGCGTCGCCGGTGACATCGAGGTGGCGAGAGCGAAGGCCGCGAAAGAGGATCGCCCTCCGCGCGAAGCGTGGCTCCTCGAGTGCGTGCAAAACGATCCGACCGACCCGAAGCCGTGCACGCCTGCGGATCGCGCCAAGTGGCCCGACGGACGCGTGCCGGAAAAGCCCGCCCTGCCCACGGCGCCGACGACGAGCGCTACACCGGCGGCCCCCTGCAACCCGGACTTCGGGCCCTGCACGCCGGCGCCCGCAACCGGCGGCTCGGCGGAGCCGTGCAATCCGGACTTCGGGCCGTGCACCCCCGCGCCGGCGGGCAGCGCGCCACCCAAGGCCGCGGACTGCAACCCCGACTTCGGACCCTGCGATCCGAAGGGTGCACCGGCTGCGCCGAGCGCGCCCGCCGCGAAACCCGAGGACTGCAACCCGGACTTTGGTCCGTGTCCCCCCAAGGGCGGCACGAAGTAG
- a CDS encoding TRAP transporter small permease subunit — translation MAKTTEAEAAPSPWGAPLLRLDRSWTRLEQGLAVVVILTEIVVLCFSVSLSGLSSFYTPGGNVAGLIFRSILSSIGLGLVVHFAMRPRSDAPEARVRMHAFAVTGAAVVGLFLGRLWPNGGQEYATNMRAWIQNASAIMLIGGLRGLVTRLTLWLALLGASIATSKGKHINIDVATRYLPKKAVMPIAIVGWLAAAAVCFAASWAFVDGIAVTKFNAEAFRSCGGGKLCDTPVGERLATAQKGMASDLFLLGRQISLDVSTFPRVLAGKSYDMSGGAWNAWLKDSYDGWTKHFPKEGVDALMVGPEAVANPRMPAVSAPGGAAAQGLLVRDLNFILPFGLLVIGIKFVLRVLLVLSRQVSFDPDSAHGDEEENPHLVHGPADADATGGAS, via the coding sequence GCGCCGCTCTTGCGTCTCGATCGGTCGTGGACGCGGCTGGAGCAGGGGCTCGCGGTCGTCGTCATCCTGACCGAGATCGTCGTCCTCTGCTTCTCAGTCTCGCTGAGCGGCCTCTCGTCGTTCTACACGCCCGGCGGCAACGTCGCGGGGCTCATCTTTCGGTCCATCCTCTCGTCCATTGGTCTCGGGCTCGTCGTGCACTTCGCGATGCGGCCCCGGAGCGATGCGCCCGAGGCGCGCGTGCGCATGCACGCCTTCGCCGTGACCGGCGCCGCCGTGGTGGGGCTCTTCTTGGGGCGCCTTTGGCCCAACGGCGGCCAGGAGTACGCGACCAACATGCGCGCGTGGATCCAGAACGCGTCGGCCATCATGCTCATCGGTGGTCTTCGCGGCCTCGTGACGCGGCTCACGCTGTGGCTCGCGCTCTTGGGTGCGTCGATCGCGACGTCCAAGGGCAAGCACATCAACATCGACGTGGCCACGCGCTACCTGCCGAAGAAGGCGGTGATGCCCATCGCCATCGTCGGGTGGCTCGCGGCCGCCGCCGTGTGTTTCGCCGCCTCTTGGGCCTTCGTCGATGGCATCGCCGTCACGAAGTTCAACGCCGAGGCCTTTCGCTCGTGCGGCGGCGGCAAGCTCTGCGACACGCCCGTCGGCGAGCGCCTCGCCACGGCGCAAAAAGGCATGGCGAGCGATCTCTTCCTCCTAGGCCGCCAGATTTCGCTCGACGTGAGCACGTTCCCGCGGGTGCTCGCCGGCAAGAGCTACGACATGTCCGGCGGCGCCTGGAACGCGTGGCTCAAGGACTCCTACGACGGCTGGACCAAGCACTTTCCCAAAGAGGGCGTCGACGCCTTGATGGTCGGGCCCGAGGCCGTGGCCAACCCGCGCATGCCGGCCGTGTCCGCGCCCGGCGGCGCGGCCGCACAGGGGCTCTTGGTGCGCGACCTCAACTTCATTCTTCCCTTCGGCCTCCTCGTCATCGGCATCAAGTTCGTCCTCCGTGTGCTGCTCGTGCTCTCGCGGCAGGTGAGCTTCGACCCCGACTCGGCGCACGGCGACGAGGAGGAGAATCCTCATCTCGTTCACGGACCCGCCGACGCCGACGCGACGGGAGGTGCCTCGTGA